Proteins from a genomic interval of Lolium perenne isolate Kyuss_39 chromosome 1, Kyuss_2.0, whole genome shotgun sequence:
- the LOC127326985 gene encoding desmethyl-deoxy-podophyllotoxin synthase: MAQDLQYSYHHCLLLAAILVLPLLLVKLRRHGSGRETNLPPGPWPLPLIGSMHLLIGVLPHLAMRNLARRLGAPLMLLRLGELRVVVASSAAAARAVMRTHDAALATRPLTATIRALTRRDGFGVVFAPQGEHWRQLRKLCVNEILSARRVRSFRGSREAEAAALVASIASLSSSSEPVNISSLLATYVTDTAVRAVAGDRMRHRDAFLECVDEGIKVSAGFTLADLFPSSRLARALSGMARRAELQGVKMSGIMDDVLEEHRARRSATGAGDEEEDIVDVLLRLQTDGGLHVPLETGTIRAVINDLLGAGSETSATTLHWAMAELMRDPKKLRRAQDEVRGAFAGDSRVREEALPELRYLQLVIKETLRLHPAVPLLVPRECQEPCRILGYDVPVGTMVLVNAWAIGRDVERWGKDAEEFRPERFEEAGNCAVDFKGTDFELVPFGAGRRICPGIALGVAVMELALASLLFHFDWELPGGAAPHELDMTEAFGITTRRKSDLWLHATVRVPLPSL; the protein is encoded by the exons ATGGCGCAAGATCTccagtacagctaccaccattgCCTCCTCTTGGCCGCCATCCTCGTGCTCCCGCTTCTCCTTGTCAAGCTCAGGCGGCACGGGAGCGGCCGCGAGACTAACCTGCCCCCGGGGCCATGGCCACTGCCGCTCATCGGCAGCATGCACCTCCTCATCGGCGTACTCCCGCACCTCGCCATGCGGAACCTCGCCCGCCGGCTCGGCGCTCCGCTCATGCTGCTCCGCCTAGGTGAGCTTCGCGTCGTCGTGGCCTCGTCGGCGGCCGCCGCGAGAGCGGTCATGAGGACCCACGACGCCGCGCTCGCCACCCGACCGCTGACCGCCACCATCCGCGCGCTCACCAGAAGGGACGGCTTCGGCGTGGTGTTCGCGCCGCAGGGCGAGCACTGGCGCCAGCTCCGCAAGCTCTGCGTTAACGAGATCCTCAGCGCGCGGCGGGTCCGGTCCTTCCGCGGCTCCCGCGAAGCAGAGGCTGCCGCCCTCGTCGCGTCCATCGcgtcgctgtcgtcgtcgtccgagCCGGTGAACATCAGCTCCCTCCTCGCCACCTACGTCACCGACACGGCGGTGCGCGCTGTGGCGGGCGACCGAATGAGGCACCGCGACGCCTTCCTTGAGTGCGTGGACGAGGGCATCAAGGTGTCTGCCGGGTTCACCCTCGCCGACCTGTTCCCGTCCTCACGCCTCGCACGCGCACTCAGCGGGATGGCGCGACGAGCGGAGCTGCAGGGTGTCAAGATGAGCGGGATCATGGACGATGTCCTCGAGGAGCACCGCGCGAGGAGGTCGGCCACCGGCGCGGGGGACGAGGAAGAAGACATCGTGGACGTTCTGCTGAGGCTCCAGACAGACGGCGGGCTTCACGTTCCTCTCGAGACAGGAACCATCCGCGCCGTGATCAAC GATCTCTTGGGCGCTGGGAGCGAGACCTCGGCGACGACGCTCCACTGGGCCATGGCGGAGCTGATGCGGGACCCGAAGAAGCTCCGCAGGGCGCAGGACGAGGTGCGCGGAGCCTTCGCCGGGGATAGCCGTGTCCGGGAGGAGGCCCTGCCGGAGCTGCGGTACCTGCAGCTTGTGATAAAGGAGACGCTCCGGCTGCACCCGGCTGTGCCGCTGCTCGTTCCGCGAGAGTGCCAGGAGCCCTGCCGCATCCTCGGCTACGACGTGCCCGTGGGCACCATGGTGCTCGTCAACGCATGGGCGATCGGGCGGGACGTCGAGAGATGGGGCAAGGATGCCGAGGAGTTCAGACCGGAGAGGTTCGAGGAGGCCGGCAACTGTGCCGTGGACTTCAAGGGGACGGACTTCGAGCTCGTGCCGTTCGGCGCGGGACGGAGGATATGCCCCGGCATAGCGCTGGGCGTCGCTGTCATGGAGCTCGCGCTGGCGAGCCTCCTCTTCCATTTCGACTGGGAGCTCCCTGGCGGCGCCGCCCCGCATGAGCTGGATATGACGGAGGCATTCGGGatcacgacgaggaggaagagcgaCTTGTGGCTGCACGCCACTGTTCGCGTGCCTCTTCCTAGTCTCTAG